Proteins from one Monodelphis domestica isolate mMonDom1 chromosome 6, mMonDom1.pri, whole genome shotgun sequence genomic window:
- the LOC100030697 gene encoding LOW QUALITY PROTEIN: serine hydrolase-like protein (The sequence of the model RefSeq protein was modified relative to this genomic sequence to represent the inferred CDS: deleted 1 base in 1 codon; substituted 1 base at 1 genomic stop codon), with the protein MGVISELKVWVPWGHIWGSLQGPPVLCLHSWLDNANSFDRLLPLLPQTFHYVAMDLGGHGLSSHHPLGLQYHMQDYVNKVRRVAAALSWTRFSFLGHSFGGMIGSMFSCIFPEMVDKLILLDSIPFFLDTQELRNLLTYKRRAIEHVLSTENLQXRTPPSPPRVLKREEMLTSFLKHNIQVGEECGKLLLERGTTKVASGVTLNRDRRLGQPENTFDFLSQVQATSFCQKIQARVLLLKAKGGYSYFRPSDREHKDSTKQVQFLLQSILKERCQIVLVDGNHYVHMQEPHKVAGIITYFLENEGPVQDHL; encoded by the exons ATGGGGGTCATCTCAGAACTGAAGGTGTGGGTGCCCTGGGGCCACATCTGGGGCTCCCTGCAGGGGCCACCAGTGCTGTGCCTCCATAGCTGGCTGGACAATGCCAACTCCTTCGACaggctcctccctctcctccctcaaaCCTTCCATTATGTGGCCATGGATCTGGGGGGCCACGGCCTCTCCTCCCATCATCCTCTGGGGCTCCAGTACCACATGCAGGACTACGTGAACAAAGTGCGCAGAGTGGCGGCAGCCCTGAGTTGGACGCGCTTTTCCTTCCTGGGCCACAGCTTTGGGGGCATGATCGGGAGCATGTTTTCCTGCATCTTCCCCGAGATGGTGGACAAACTGATCCTGCTGGACTCCATTCCCTTCTTCCTGGACACGCAGGAGCTAAGGAACCTTCTGACGTACAAGCGGCGCGCCATCGAGCACGTGCTCTCCACGGAGAACCTGCAG TGAAGaacccccccctctcccccccggGTGCTCAAGCGGGAGGAGATGCTGACGAGCTTCCTAAAGCACAACATCCAAGTGGGCGAAGAGTGCGGCAAACTCCTGCTGGAGAGAGGAACCACAAAGGTGGCCAGCGGCGTGACGCTGAACCGAGACCGGAGGCTGGGTCAGCCGGAGAACACCTTCGATTTCCTTAGCCAGGTCCAGGCCACGTCCTTTTGCCAGAAAATTCAGGCCCGAGTGCTTCTCCTCAAGGCCAAAGGCGGATACAGTTACTTCAGGCCAAGTGACCGGGAGCACAAGGACTCCACGAAGCAAGTTCAATTTTTACTACAGAGCATCCTCAAGGAGCGCTGCCAGATAGTCTTGGTGGACGGCAACCATTACGTCCACATGCAGGAGCCCCACAAGGTGGCGGGGATCATCACTTACTTCTTGGAGAATGAGGGGCCAGTCCAGGACCATCTGTAG